The following are from one region of the Endozoicomonas sp. 4G genome:
- a CDS encoding amino acid ABC transporter substrate-binding protein has translation MFGLTFKKTITTAILATSVMLAGCSEDKTAKTQTGTDELKTSVVKVGMSGTYYPFTFMEQGELKGFEVDLWNEISHRLNKEVEFVTAPFSGLFGMLEAGQLNTIANQITLTEARAERYAFSEPYVYDGAQIAVHEDNNNIQSIDDLAGKRVAVNLGSNFEAILRQNDPEQKIKVVTYDTGIEQDVVLKRSDAFVMDRVSVMALIDKSDLPLKLAGEPIETLKNAMPFVNDEAGLALRDQVNSALDAMAEDGTLATISGKWFGGDITAKPAG, from the coding sequence ATGTTCGGTCTTACATTCAAAAAAACCATAACAACCGCCATTCTGGCAACGTCTGTAATGCTGGCAGGTTGCTCTGAAGATAAGACTGCAAAGACCCAGACAGGCACCGACGAATTAAAGACTTCTGTCGTCAAAGTTGGGATGTCCGGCACCTATTATCCGTTCACTTTTATGGAACAGGGTGAACTGAAAGGATTTGAAGTTGATCTCTGGAATGAGATCAGCCATCGCCTGAACAAAGAGGTGGAGTTTGTGACGGCTCCCTTCTCTGGCCTGTTTGGTATGCTGGAAGCCGGTCAGCTGAACACGATTGCCAACCAGATTACGCTGACTGAAGCCCGTGCTGAGCGATATGCTTTCTCGGAGCCTTATGTTTACGACGGTGCCCAGATAGCAGTCCATGAGGACAATAATAACATCCAGTCCATTGATGACCTGGCAGGCAAGAGAGTCGCGGTGAACCTGGGTTCTAACTTCGAAGCGATCCTGCGTCAGAATGACCCGGAGCAGAAAATCAAGGTGGTGACTTACGACACCGGCATTGAGCAGGATGTGGTGCTGAAACGTTCCGATGCTTTTGTTATGGATCGGGTCAGTGTCATGGCCCTGATTGATAAGTCTGATTTGCCACTGAAGTTAGCCGGTGAACCCATTGAGACCCTGAAAAACGCCATGCCTTTTGTTAATGATGAAGCAGGGCTGGCGTTGAGAGATCAGGTCAACTCTGCTTTGGATGCCATGGCCGAAGACGGAACCCTGGCGACGATTTCAGGCAAATGGTTTGGTGGCGACATTACCGCCAAACCAGCCGGATAA
- a CDS encoding amino acid ABC transporter permease, producing the protein MMDFEYTVGMLPTVAMNLDTTFYMTLAGLLLSLSLGLVLALVKITRPFYLHYVADLYISFFRGSPLLVQLFLFYYGLPQLIPALAGMPAIAAVIIGLGLHFAAYMSESMRAAIISIHSGQMEAALSVGMSRAQGMKRIILPQAARVAFPGLMNNGIDLLKSTSLAFTLGIVEIMARAQMEAASSFRFFESYLTVALIYWVVVLLCTWFQKWAEARLNRAYV; encoded by the coding sequence ATGATGGATTTTGAATACACCGTCGGGATGCTGCCGACGGTCGCCATGAATCTGGATACGACATTTTATATGACCCTGGCTGGTCTGCTGTTGTCCCTGTCTCTGGGTCTTGTGCTGGCGCTGGTGAAAATTACCCGACCCTTTTATCTCCATTACGTGGCTGACCTGTATATCTCTTTCTTCAGGGGATCACCGCTGCTGGTTCAGCTTTTCCTGTTTTACTATGGCCTGCCACAATTGATACCTGCGCTTGCGGGTATGCCGGCCATAGCGGCTGTCATCATTGGTCTGGGTCTGCATTTTGCGGCCTATATGTCAGAAAGTATGAGGGCGGCCATTATCAGTATTCATTCCGGGCAGATGGAAGCTGCCTTGAGTGTGGGGATGTCCAGGGCCCAGGGGATGAAAAGAATTATTCTGCCCCAGGCAGCGAGGGTGGCTTTTCCCGGATTGATGAACAATGGCATTGATCTGCTCAAGAGTACATCGCTGGCCTTTACCCTGGGGATTGTTGAAATCATGGCCAGGGCTCAGATGGAAGCCGCCAGCAGTTTCCGTTTTTTCGAAAGCTACCTGACTGTGGCGCTGATTTACTGGGTTGTGGTGTTGCTATGCACCTGGTTCCAGAAATGGGCTGAAGCTCGTCTCAATCGTGCCTACGTTTAA
- a CDS encoding methyltransferase, with product MARNSYFQFKQFRVEQGLTAMKITTDACILGARAEVENRQAILDVGAGTGLLSLMAAQRSTARIDAVELDDQAAIQARENFSASPWQNRLTLHHCPIQSFRPEKRYDCILSNPPFFENAFKAPCDKRSLARHTDSLSFLDLAETIDRLLSEEGKAWILLPVASSPLFLQALHRATRLRLERTIAVRSSDTHKDHRHLLVLGRSECEHELERITIYSEHPVYTAEAMALLRDYYLKL from the coding sequence ATGGCCAGAAACAGTTACTTTCAGTTCAAGCAGTTCCGGGTAGAACAGGGTCTGACGGCCATGAAGATTACCACTGACGCCTGTATCCTGGGCGCCAGGGCCGAGGTGGAAAACCGTCAGGCCATTCTTGATGTGGGTGCCGGAACCGGCCTGCTCAGTTTAATGGCCGCCCAGCGATCGACGGCCCGCATTGATGCGGTTGAACTGGATGATCAGGCGGCGATTCAGGCCCGGGAAAATTTTTCTGCCAGCCCATGGCAGAATCGTCTGACCTTGCATCATTGCCCCATTCAATCGTTCAGGCCTGAAAAGCGTTATGACTGCATACTCAGCAATCCTCCCTTTTTTGAGAATGCCTTTAAAGCCCCTTGTGACAAGCGATCACTGGCACGTCATACCGACAGTTTGAGTTTTCTGGATCTGGCTGAAACGATTGACAGATTGTTGTCTGAAGAGGGTAAAGCCTGGATTCTGTTACCGGTTGCATCCAGCCCGTTATTTTTGCAAGCACTCCACCGGGCCACTCGCCTGAGGCTGGAACGGACCATTGCTGTTCGCTCTTCTGACACGCATAAAGACCACCGTCACCTGTTGGTTCTGGGGCGTTCTGAGTGTGAGCATGAGCTTGAGCGGATTACGATATACAGTGAGCATCCTGTTTATACCGCTGAGGCAATGGCGCTTTTGAGAGACTATTATTTGAAGCTCTGA
- a CDS encoding DMT family transporter: protein MSSQTKACLYALTTALMWSTVATAFKLTLDYLDPWQMVFWSVLASTLLLGGFVVAQGKWPQLIQQAKAHFGLYILLGFLNPFLYHVVLFAGYDLLPAQQAQALNYSWPLALTLLAVPLLGNTLSLKDGTCCLMAYLGVVIISTQGELQNLNFSSLPGVLLMLSSTLVWALYWILNARNKGDSLVGLLLCFLFGLPWISVAVFWQSSVWPIPLEGLSGAFYIGLVEMGFAYIFWLKALKLAENTSVISNISYLSPFLSLIFIANVLNESIHPATYVGLAMILAAVILQQRKPATEKPSEAPAMSNH from the coding sequence ATGTCTTCACAAACCAAAGCCTGTCTTTATGCCCTGACCACAGCCCTGATGTGGTCTACCGTTGCTACTGCCTTCAAACTTACCCTCGACTATCTTGATCCGTGGCAAATGGTCTTCTGGTCGGTGTTAGCGTCAACCTTGCTGCTGGGGGGCTTTGTTGTTGCTCAGGGCAAGTGGCCGCAACTGATACAACAGGCTAAAGCGCACTTTGGCCTTTATATCCTGCTGGGATTTCTTAATCCTTTCCTTTACCACGTAGTCCTGTTTGCCGGTTATGACCTGTTGCCCGCCCAACAGGCCCAGGCCCTGAATTACAGCTGGCCTTTGGCGCTCACTTTGCTGGCGGTGCCGTTACTGGGTAACACACTGAGTTTAAAAGATGGCACCTGTTGTCTAATGGCTTACCTTGGCGTGGTGATTATCAGTACTCAGGGAGAATTGCAAAACCTCAACTTCAGTAGCCTGCCGGGTGTGCTGCTGATGCTTTCCAGCACTCTGGTCTGGGCTTTGTACTGGATTTTAAATGCCAGAAATAAGGGCGACTCTCTGGTTGGCCTGCTGTTGTGTTTTTTGTTCGGGTTGCCCTGGATCTCAGTGGCTGTGTTCTGGCAATCCAGTGTCTGGCCTATTCCTTTGGAAGGTCTCAGCGGGGCTTTTTATATAGGTCTGGTTGAGATGGGGTTTGCCTATATTTTCTGGCTCAAAGCCCTGAAGCTGGCAGAAAACACCTCGGTTATCAGCAATATCAGCTATCTCAGTCCTTTTCTTTCACTGATATTTATCGCCAATGTTCTGAATGAAAGCATTCATCCTGCGACCTATGTCGGGCTGGCAATGATTTTGGCGGCGGTTATCTTGCAACAAAGAAAACCAGCAACTGAAAAGCCGTCAGAGGCTCCAGCCATGAGCAACCATTAA